The Zavarzinia compransoris genome has a window encoding:
- the rbfA gene encoding 30S ribosome-binding factor RbfA yields the protein MSRGRSPAGGRQGRDDDHRAGRAASQRQLRVGELLRHLVAELLRRDVIHDPHLQGVAITISEVRVSPDLKNATVFALPLSGKDTAAVIEALNHAATFIRGQVSKGSELKFTPKLTFIGDESFDEADRIRVLLETPRVKHDLDEAGWADDEE from the coding sequence ATGTCTCGTGGTCGTTCGCCGGCGGGTGGCCGGCAGGGTCGTGACGACGACCATCGGGCCGGGCGCGCGGCCAGCCAGCGGCAGTTGCGCGTCGGCGAATTGCTCCGCCACCTGGTCGCCGAATTGCTGCGCCGGGATGTGATCCATGATCCGCATCTCCAGGGCGTCGCCATCACCATTTCCGAAGTGCGGGTCAGCCCCGACCTGAAGAATGCCACGGTCTTCGCCCTGCCCCTGTCGGGCAAGGACACGGCCGCGGTGATCGAGGCGCTGAACCATGCCGCGACCTTCATTCGCGGCCAGGTGTCCAAGGGCTCGGAACTGAAGTTCACGCCGAAGCTGACCTTCATCGGCGACGAGAGTTTCGACGAGGCGGACCGCATCCGCGTGCTGCTGGAAACCCCGCGGGTGAAGCACGATCTCGACGAGGCCGGCTGGGCCGACGACGAGGAGTGA
- a CDS encoding RNA-binding protein: protein MTIPPLPPSSDPPAPPVTDFVIDDGPGPTRRCIATGETHPREAMIRYVVGPDGALVPDLKAALPGRGFWTVSSRAAIEAARKKKAFAKAAARAGHGGALAVPDDLAERIAGLLVQRCMNIIGLARRAGEVVAGFDKIEAGARKAPFHLLLGASDGAADGKRKLRPLSGAAMHSEILSSAELSLALGRENVIHAAFKPGRLAEQFLGEAKRLAGFRLLEAAKRPEMPRAGAQAE, encoded by the coding sequence ATGACGATACCTCCTCTGCCCCCATCGAGTGATCCGCCCGCGCCGCCGGTGACGGATTTCGTCATCGACGACGGGCCCGGCCCCACGAGAAGATGTATCGCGACGGGTGAGACCCACCCGCGCGAAGCGATGATCCGCTATGTCGTCGGTCCCGACGGCGCGCTGGTTCCCGACCTGAAGGCGGCCCTGCCGGGCCGCGGCTTCTGGACGGTATCGAGCCGCGCCGCGATCGAGGCCGCGCGGAAGAAGAAGGCTTTCGCCAAGGCGGCGGCGCGGGCCGGCCATGGCGGCGCGCTGGCCGTGCCCGACGACCTGGCGGAACGGATCGCGGGCCTCCTGGTCCAGCGCTGCATGAACATCATCGGCCTTGCCCGCCGCGCGGGCGAGGTCGTCGCCGGCTTCGACAAGATCGAGGCGGGGGCGCGCAAGGCCCCCTTCCACCTGCTGCTCGGCGCGTCCGACGGGGCGGCGGACGGCAAGCGCAAACTGCGCCCGCTCAGCGGGGCGGCCATGCACTCGGAGATATTGTCCAGCGCCGAATTGAGTTTGGCATTGGGCCGGGAAAATGTAATACATGCAGCCTTCAAACCCGGCCGGCTGGCAGAGCAGTTCCTGGGCGAGGCGAAGCGTCTCGCCGGGTTTCGTTTATTGGAAGCGGCCAAAAGGCCGGAAATGCCCCGGGCTGGGGCGCAGGCGGAATGA
- the truB gene encoding tRNA pseudouridine(55) synthase TruB, with protein MKRGKRIVNGWVVLDKPLGLTSTQALGKVRWALGAAKGGHGGTLDPLATGILPLAFGEATKALPYVVDASKTYRFTIRFGLETTTLDAEGAVTATSDARPATAAVEAALAAFHGTIDQVPPAFSAIKVDGERAYDLARAGETVDLAARPVQIHRFHLIGRDDADQATFEVECGKGTYVRALARDLSRALGTVGHVCMLRRLRVGPFGTGMAVTLDHIQNLVENSPDLLHTSPPDGILLPVVTALDDIPALAVTAGDARALKDGRAIDMPGTVQNSVPDTVASQQVVRLMAPAGLVALGRVDGPLVRPVRVFNLD; from the coding sequence GTGAAGCGGGGCAAGCGCATCGTCAACGGCTGGGTGGTGCTGGACAAGCCTCTGGGCCTGACTTCCACCCAGGCCCTGGGCAAGGTGCGCTGGGCCCTTGGTGCGGCCAAGGGGGGGCATGGCGGCACCCTGGATCCGCTCGCCACCGGCATCCTGCCGCTCGCTTTCGGCGAGGCGACCAAGGCGCTGCCCTATGTCGTCGACGCCAGCAAGACCTATCGATTCACCATCCGCTTCGGCCTCGAGACGACGACGCTGGATGCGGAAGGGGCGGTGACCGCGACCAGCGACGCACGCCCGGCCACGGCGGCCGTGGAAGCCGCCCTGGCCGCCTTCCACGGCACCATCGACCAGGTGCCGCCGGCTTTTTCCGCGATCAAGGTCGATGGCGAACGGGCCTATGACCTTGCCCGTGCCGGCGAGACGGTGGACCTGGCGGCCCGCCCGGTCCAGATCCACCGCTTTCACCTGATCGGGCGGGACGATGCGGATCAGGCGACCTTCGAGGTCGAGTGCGGCAAGGGCACCTATGTCCGCGCGCTGGCGCGGGACCTGTCCAGGGCGCTCGGCACCGTCGGCCATGTCTGCATGCTGCGCCGGCTGCGGGTCGGGCCCTTCGGCACCGGCATGGCGGTTACCCTCGACCATATCCAGAATCTAGTGGAAAACAGCCCGGATTTGCTTCATACATCGCCCCCTGACGGCATATTGCTGCCGGTCGTGACTGCGCTGGACGACATCCCGGCGCTAGCCGTGACCGCAGGCGATGCCCGCGCCCTGAAGGATGGCCGGGCAATCGATATGCCGGGCACCGTGCAGAACAGCGTGCCTGACACCGTCGCCAGCCAGCAGGTCGTGCGCCTGATGGCGCCGGCGGGGCTGGTCGCTTTGGGGCGGGTCGACGGCCCGCTTGTCCGCCCGGTGCGCGTCTTCAACCTCGATTAA
- the rpsO gene encoding 30S ribosomal protein S15, with protein MSITAERKTALVKEYATHEGDTGSPEVQVAVLSERITNLTEHFKTHKKDNHSRRGLLMLVSQRRRLLDYLKSRDVARYSSLIGRLGLRK; from the coding sequence ATGTCGATAACTGCCGAGCGCAAGACTGCGCTGGTCAAGGAATATGCCACCCACGAGGGTGACACCGGTTCGCCGGAAGTGCAGGTCGCGGTGCTGTCGGAACGCATCACCAACCTCACCGAACACTTCAAGACCCACAAGAAGGACAACCACTCCCGCCGTGGCCTTCTGATGCTGGTGTCCCAGCGCCGCCGCCTGCTGGACTATCTGAAGTCCCGCGACGTGGCCCGCTATTCGAGCCTGATCGGCCGTCTCGGCCTGCGTAAGTGA
- the rimP gene encoding ribosome maturation factor RimP has translation MELTSRIVALIEPSLLAMGFLLVRVRFGGAKRPVLQIMAERPDGTMTVEDCAEVSRAVSAILDVEDPISGEYVLEVSSPGIDRPLVKLDDYRRFAGYEAKVETAMPVEGRKRYRGRLTGIEGEDVLIHVDATDYRLPFPLISEARLVLTDDLIAASLKGALLPPGGEDAAKVAAAVPGTETEDDTAGETDAAGDKTA, from the coding sequence ATGGAACTGACCAGCCGCATTGTCGCCCTGATCGAACCTTCGCTGCTGGCGATGGGCTTTCTGCTGGTGCGCGTGCGCTTTGGCGGGGCCAAGCGGCCGGTGCTGCAGATCATGGCCGAACGGCCCGACGGCACCATGACCGTCGAGGATTGCGCCGAGGTCAGCCGCGCCGTCTCGGCGATTCTGGATGTCGAGGATCCGATTTCGGGTGAATATGTCCTCGAGGTTTCGTCGCCGGGCATCGACCGGCCGCTGGTGAAGCTGGACGATTACCGCCGCTTCGCCGGCTACGAGGCCAAGGTCGAGACCGCCATGCCGGTCGAGGGGCGCAAGCGCTACCGCGGCCGCCTGACCGGTATCGAGGGCGAGGATGTGCTTATCCATGTCGATGCGACGGACTACCGCCTGCCGTTCCCGCTGATCAGCGAGGCGCGCCTGGTCCTGACCGACGACCTGATCGCGGCGAGCCTGAAGGGCGCGCTGCTGCCCCCGGGGGGCGAGGATGCGGCCAAGGTCGCCGCCGCCGTCCCCGGGACCGAGACTGAAGACGACACGGCCGGCGAAACGGATGCCGCCGGCGACAAGACCGCTTGA
- a CDS encoding YbaK/EbsC family protein: MTLDSVRAFIAEHAPDIAIVETAVSSATVPLAAAAHGVEPGQIAKTLSLRLGDEVVLVVARGDARLDNRKCKAAFGVKPRMLDVAEVAELTGHPVGGVCPFGLARPLRIFCDVSLKAFDVVVPAAGSTNSALFIAPDRLAAITGADWVDLCQEPSA; encoded by the coding sequence ATGACGCTTGACTCCGTCCGCGCGTTCATCGCCGAACACGCGCCCGATATCGCGATCGTCGAGACCGCCGTCTCCTCCGCCACGGTGCCGCTGGCTGCCGCCGCCCATGGCGTCGAGCCGGGGCAGATCGCCAAGACCCTGTCGCTGCGCCTCGGCGACGAGGTGGTGCTGGTGGTGGCCCGGGGCGATGCCCGGCTCGACAACCGGAAATGCAAGGCGGCCTTCGGCGTGAAGCCCCGCATGCTGGACGTGGCCGAAGTGGCGGAACTGACCGGGCATCCGGTCGGCGGCGTCTGTCCGTTCGGCCTTGCCCGGCCGCTGAGGATTTTCTGCGATGTCTCGCTGAAAGCCTTCGACGTGGTGGTGCCGGCAGCGGGTTCGACCAATAGCGCCCTCTTCATCGCCCCCGACCGGCTGGCCGCGATCACCGGCGCCGACTGGGTCGACCTCTGCCAGGAACCTTCGGCGTGA
- the metK gene encoding methionine adenosyltransferase → MARSNYLFTSESVSEGHPDKVCDRISDTVVDTFLSVDPQARVAVETLATTNYVVLAGEVRSAVPVSHEQMVEQARRAIREIGYEQDGFHWQNAEIVCRVHGQSVDIAQGVDAAGNKDEGAGDQGIMFGYACRETDVLMPAPIVFSHRILKSLADIRHADPKSGLGPDAKSQVTLAYEDGKPVRATSVVVSTQHDEALSQEQVREIVRPHVLQVLPEGWMCPEAEFYVNPTGKFVIGGPDGDAGLTGRKIIVDTYGGAAPHGGGAFSGKDPTKVDRSAAYAARYVAKNVVAAGLAERCTLQVAYAIGVSKPLALYVDLHGTGQVDEDKLSKAIQQVIDLSPRGIRTHLQLNKPIYARTSSYGHFGREPEADGGFSWEKLDLVADLKTAVGA, encoded by the coding sequence GTGGCGCGCTCGAATTATCTCTTCACGTCCGAGTCGGTTTCGGAAGGCCATCCGGACAAAGTCTGCGACCGCATTTCCGATACTGTCGTCGATACGTTCCTGTCGGTCGATCCGCAGGCCCGTGTCGCGGTCGAGACCCTGGCGACGACCAATTACGTCGTCCTTGCCGGTGAAGTGCGCAGCGCCGTCCCGGTCAGCCACGAGCAGATGGTCGAGCAGGCCCGCCGGGCGATCCGCGAGATCGGCTACGAGCAGGACGGCTTCCACTGGCAGAATGCGGAGATCGTCTGCCGCGTGCACGGCCAGTCGGTGGATATCGCCCAGGGCGTCGACGCCGCCGGCAACAAGGACGAGGGCGCGGGCGACCAGGGCATCATGTTCGGCTACGCCTGCCGCGAGACCGACGTGCTGATGCCGGCGCCGATCGTCTTCTCCCATCGCATCCTGAAGAGCCTGGCCGACATCCGCCACGCCGATCCGAAATCGGGCCTCGGCCCCGACGCCAAGAGCCAGGTGACCCTGGCCTATGAGGACGGCAAGCCGGTGCGCGCCACCTCGGTCGTGGTCTCGACCCAGCACGACGAAGCCCTGTCGCAGGAGCAGGTGCGCGAGATCGTCCGCCCCCATGTCCTCCAGGTCCTGCCCGAGGGCTGGATGTGCCCCGAGGCGGAATTCTACGTCAACCCGACCGGCAAATTCGTCATCGGCGGCCCGGACGGCGACGCCGGCCTGACCGGCCGCAAGATCATCGTCGACACTTACGGCGGCGCGGCCCCGCATGGCGGCGGCGCCTTCTCGGGCAAGGACCCGACCAAGGTGGACCGTTCGGCCGCCTATGCCGCGCGCTATGTAGCGAAGAACGTGGTCGCCGCCGGCCTGGCCGAGCGTTGCACGCTCCAGGTCGCCTATGCGATCGGCGTCTCCAAGCCGCTCGCGCTCTATGTCGACCTGCACGGCACCGGCCAGGTGGACGAGGACAAGCTGTCCAAGGCGATCCAGCAGGTCATCGACCTGTCGCCCCGCGGCATCCGCACCCACCTGCAGCTGAACAAGCCGATCTATGCCCGGACCTCGTCCTACGGCCATTTCGGCCGCGAGCCGGAGGCGGACGGCGGCTTCTCGTGGGAGAAGCTGGACCTCGTCGCCGACCTGAAGACGGCGGTCGGCGCCTGA
- the nusA gene encoding transcription termination factor NusA, with product MKMAAVSANRLELLQIADAVAREKSIDKFVVLEAMQEAIQKAARSRYGSENDIRAEIDPKSGELRLSRLLEVVELVENDATQIGLDDALVRNPAAQVGDFLEESLPPLEFGRIAAQTAKQVIVQKVRDAERDRQYEEFKDRIGEIVNGIVKRVEYGNVVVDLGRAEAIMRRDESLPRETFHNGDRCRAYVYDVRREARGPQIFLSRTHPQFMAKLFAQEVPEVYDGIIEIKSVARDPSSRAKIAVVSRDSSIDPVGACVGMRGSRVQAVVGELQGEKIDIIQWSPDPATFIVNALAPAEVAKVVLDEESKRIEVVVPDDQLSLAIGRRGQNVRLASQLTGWDIDILTEAEESTRRQEEFRNKSEMFARELDVEETIAQLLAAEGFASIEEVAYVAEDELSGIQGFDEEIASALQERAREKIAERDARYEEERKQLGVEDAIAALPHVTPAILVALGKAGVKLLDDLADLSTDELTNGKDGVLKDFDLGDEAATELVMAARAHWFADEEEGDDDTSSAPIE from the coding sequence ATGAAGATGGCCGCTGTCAGCGCGAACCGGCTCGAACTTCTGCAGATCGCGGATGCGGTCGCCCGCGAGAAGTCGATCGACAAATTCGTCGTTCTTGAAGCGATGCAGGAGGCGATCCAGAAGGCCGCCCGTTCGCGCTATGGCAGCGAGAACGACATTCGCGCCGAGATCGATCCGAAGTCCGGCGAACTGCGCCTGTCCCGCCTGCTCGAAGTGGTCGAGCTGGTGGAGAACGACGCGACCCAGATCGGCCTCGACGACGCGCTGGTGCGCAACCCGGCGGCCCAGGTCGGCGACTTTCTGGAGGAAAGCCTGCCGCCGCTGGAGTTCGGCCGCATCGCCGCCCAGACCGCGAAACAGGTGATCGTGCAGAAGGTGCGCGACGCCGAGCGCGACCGCCAGTACGAGGAATTCAAGGACCGCATCGGCGAGATCGTGAACGGCATCGTGAAGCGGGTCGAATACGGCAATGTGGTGGTCGATCTCGGCCGGGCCGAGGCGATCATGCGCCGGGACGAGAGCCTGCCGCGCGAAACCTTCCACAACGGCGACCGCTGCCGCGCCTATGTCTATGACGTGCGCCGCGAGGCCCGGGGCCCGCAGATCTTCCTGAGCCGCACCCACCCGCAGTTCATGGCCAAGCTCTTCGCCCAGGAAGTGCCGGAAGTCTATGACGGCATCATCGAGATCAAGTCGGTGGCGCGCGATCCGTCCAGCCGGGCCAAGATCGCCGTCGTCTCGCGCGACAGCTCGATCGATCCGGTCGGCGCCTGCGTCGGCATGCGCGGCAGCCGCGTCCAGGCGGTGGTCGGCGAATTGCAGGGCGAGAAGATCGACATCATCCAGTGGTCGCCCGATCCGGCCACCTTCATCGTCAATGCCCTGGCCCCGGCGGAAGTCGCCAAGGTCGTGCTGGACGAGGAATCGAAGCGGATCGAGGTGGTGGTGCCGGACGACCAGCTGTCGCTGGCGATCGGCCGCCGCGGCCAGAACGTCCGCCTTGCCTCGCAGCTCACCGGCTGGGACATCGACATCCTGACCGAGGCCGAGGAATCGACCCGCCGCCAGGAGGAATTCCGCAACAAGTCCGAGATGTTCGCCCGCGAGCTGGACGTCGAGGAGACCATCGCCCAATTGCTGGCCGCCGAGGGCTTCGCCTCGATCGAGGAAGTGGCCTATGTCGCCGAGGACGAGCTTTCGGGCATCCAGGGCTTCGACGAGGAAATCGCCTCGGCCCTGCAGGAACGCGCCCGCGAGAAGATCGCCGAGCGCGACGCCCGCTACGAGGAGGAGCGCAAGCAGCTCGGGGTCGAGGATGCGATCGCGGCCCTGCCCCATGTGACGCCGGCGATCCTGGTCGCCCTCGGCAAGGCCGGGGTGAAGCTGCTGGACGATCTCGCCGATCTGTCGACCGACGAATTGACCAACGGCAAGGACGGCGTTCTGAAGGACTTCGATCTTGGCGACGAAGCCGCCACCGAACTGGTGATGGCGGCGCGAGCCCATTGGTTCGCCGACGAGGAGGAGGGTGATGACGATACCTCCTCTGCCCCCATCGAGTGA
- the infB gene encoding translation initiation factor IF-2, with translation MSDVKDNDDKKLSLGGSRTLQMKKPAGDAPGQVRQSFSHGRSKPVVVEHKRKRMVEPGHPAPAAAVAPAPARPATPPASPQAPAAQTSAVQTSAVQASAAPAPVVQAPVVQAPAAPAPAAQGPAAQTPAPAPAAAEPAPGPAADPRPARADAGLPRIIEATAPVVRPKILGEAPVRRPEAAPAAAPVVPAQPAQGPRMSPNQGAPAQVNRPGQPPRGGQGQGQQQQNRNAPQGQRPNPQAQTKGRVVLRSLSDEEKANRARALEGARVAEERARQIAEIEAKRRLIEEARQAEERAAAERRKAEEDARRKADDDARRKAEAEAARRLEQESATQRPAASAAAPAATTEAAGAEERRPARPGGLPRVLDEEERPRPKKPGAPVKAAPKAPVAKPGRTDDKRRSGKVNVSAAIEGEERQRSVASMRRRIEREKRQMRGQEEKLKVVRDVIVPEVITVQELANRMAERGADVIKQLMRLGVMATINQSIDADTAELVVTEFGHRFKRVAESDVEIGLEGEVDTDEALEPRAPVVTVMGHVDHGKTSLLDALRSTDVAAGEAGGITQHIGAYQVTLSSGQKITFLDTPGHEAFTAMRARGAKVTDIVVLVVAADDGIMPQTVEAIRHARAAGVPVVVAINKIDKADANPNKVRQALLQHEIVVEDLGGDVQAIEVSAKARIGLDKLEEAILLQAEILELRANPNREAAGVVIEAKLDRGRGPVATVLVQKGTLKVGDIFVAGSEWGKVRALLNDRGDQQQEAGPAVPVEVLGLTGTPSAGDDFQVVDSEARAREVTAFRQRRTKEQRAVGTARVSLEQMFSKIKEGQAKELPVVIKADVQGSLEAIVGSLSKLGNDEVAVRILHDAVGGITESDVTLAKASNAPIIAFNVRANKQAREMADHEGVEIRYYSIIYDLVDDVKAALSGLLAPTLKETFLGYASIRETFQITKSGKVAGCLITDGVVKRGAKVRIIRDNVVIHEGTLSSLRRFKDEVKEVKATYECGMAFDNYENFHVGDVVECFDIEEIARTL, from the coding sequence ATGAGTGACGTCAAGGACAACGACGACAAGAAGCTTAGCCTCGGGGGCTCGCGCACGCTTCAGATGAAGAAGCCTGCCGGCGATGCGCCCGGTCAGGTGCGCCAGAGCTTCTCCCACGGGCGCTCGAAGCCGGTGGTCGTCGAGCATAAGCGCAAGCGCATGGTAGAGCCGGGCCATCCCGCCCCGGCCGCCGCCGTCGCGCCCGCGCCTGCCCGCCCGGCAACGCCGCCCGCGTCGCCGCAGGCCCCGGCCGCCCAGACCTCTGCGGTCCAGACCTCCGCGGTCCAGGCTTCTGCGGCCCCGGCCCCGGTGGTCCAGGCACCCGTGGTCCAGGCTCCCGCCGCCCCGGCACCGGCTGCCCAGGGCCCGGCGGCCCAGACTCCTGCCCCGGCGCCCGCCGCGGCCGAGCCCGCGCCCGGCCCGGCCGCCGATCCGCGCCCGGCCCGCGCCGATGCCGGCCTGCCCCGCATCATCGAGGCGACGGCCCCGGTCGTCCGCCCGAAGATTCTGGGCGAGGCCCCGGTCCGCCGTCCGGAAGCGGCGCCCGCCGCCGCCCCGGTCGTCCCGGCCCAGCCGGCCCAGGGCCCCCGCATGTCGCCCAACCAGGGCGCGCCGGCCCAGGTCAACCGTCCCGGCCAGCCGCCCCGCGGCGGCCAGGGCCAGGGCCAGCAGCAGCAGAACCGCAATGCCCCCCAGGGCCAGCGCCCGAACCCGCAGGCCCAGACCAAGGGCCGCGTCGTGCTCCGCTCGCTCAGCGACGAGGAAAAGGCCAACCGTGCCCGCGCCCTTGAAGGCGCCCGCGTCGCCGAGGAGCGCGCCCGCCAGATCGCCGAGATCGAAGCGAAGCGCCGCCTGATCGAGGAAGCCCGCCAGGCCGAGGAGCGCGCCGCCGCCGAACGCCGCAAGGCCGAGGAAGACGCCCGCCGCAAGGCCGACGATGATGCCCGCCGCAAGGCCGAGGCCGAGGCGGCCCGCCGCCTCGAACAGGAATCCGCGACCCAGCGCCCGGCGGCTTCCGCCGCCGCGCCGGCCGCCACCACCGAGGCGGCCGGTGCCGAGGAGCGCCGCCCCGCCCGTCCCGGCGGCCTGCCCCGCGTCCTCGACGAGGAAGAGCGTCCCCGGCCGAAGAAGCCCGGCGCGCCGGTCAAGGCCGCGCCCAAGGCCCCGGTCGCCAAGCCCGGCCGCACCGACGACAAGCGCCGCTCGGGCAAGGTGAATGTGTCCGCCGCCATCGAGGGCGAGGAGCGCCAGCGCTCCGTCGCCTCCATGCGCCGCCGCATCGAGCGCGAGAAGCGCCAGATGCGCGGCCAGGAAGAAAAGCTGAAGGTCGTCCGCGACGTGATCGTGCCCGAGGTGATCACGGTGCAGGAACTGGCCAACCGCATGGCCGAACGCGGCGCCGACGTGATCAAGCAGTTGATGCGCCTCGGCGTGATGGCGACCATCAACCAGTCGATCGATGCCGATACGGCGGAACTGGTGGTCACCGAATTCGGCCACCGCTTCAAGCGCGTCGCGGAATCGGACGTCGAAATCGGCCTCGAGGGCGAGGTCGATACCGACGAGGCGCTGGAACCCCGGGCGCCCGTGGTTACGGTCATGGGCCACGTCGACCACGGCAAGACCTCGCTGCTCGACGCGCTCCGCTCGACGGACGTGGCGGCGGGCGAAGCCGGCGGCATCACCCAGCATATCGGCGCCTATCAGGTGACCCTGTCCAGCGGCCAGAAGATCACCTTCCTGGATACGCCGGGCCACGAAGCCTTCACCGCCATGCGCGCCCGCGGCGCCAAGGTGACGGATATCGTCGTCCTGGTGGTGGCCGCCGACGACGGCATCATGCCCCAGACGGTCGAGGCGATCCGCCACGCCCGCGCCGCCGGCGTGCCCGTGGTCGTCGCCATCAACAAGATCGACAAGGCGGACGCCAACCCGAACAAGGTGCGCCAGGCCCTGTTGCAGCACGAGATCGTGGTCGAAGACCTGGGCGGCGACGTGCAGGCGATCGAGGTTTCGGCCAAGGCTCGCATCGGCCTCGACAAGCTGGAAGAGGCGATCCTGCTCCAGGCCGAAATCCTGGAACTGCGCGCCAACCCGAACCGCGAGGCGGCGGGCGTCGTGATCGAAGCCAAGCTCGACCGCGGCCGCGGCCCGGTCGCCACCGTCCTCGTCCAGAAGGGCACCCTGAAGGTCGGCGACATCTTCGTCGCCGGTTCGGAATGGGGCAAGGTGCGGGCGCTGCTCAACGATCGCGGCGACCAGCAGCAGGAAGCCGGCCCGGCCGTTCCGGTCGAAGTGCTGGGCCTGACCGGCACGCCGTCGGCGGGCGACGACTTCCAGGTCGTCGACAGCGAAGCCCGCGCGCGTGAGGTTACGGCCTTCCGCCAGCGCCGGACCAAGGAACAGCGCGCCGTGGGCACCGCCCGCGTCTCGCTGGAACAGATGTTCTCGAAGATCAAGGAAGGCCAGGCCAAGGAACTGCCCGTCGTCATCAAGGCCGACGTGCAGGGCTCGCTGGAGGCGATCGTCGGCTCGCTGTCGAAGCTCGGCAACGACGAAGTGGCGGTCCGCATCCTGCACGACGCGGTGGGCGGCATCACGGAATCCGACGTCACCCTGGCCAAGGCGTCCAACGCCCCGATCATCGCCTTCAACGTCCGCGCCAACAAGCAGGCGCGGGAGATGGCCGATCACGAGGGTGTCGAGATCCGCTACTACTCGATCATCTACGACCTCGTGGATGACGTGAAGGCGGCGCTCTCGGGCCTGCTGGCCCCGACGCTGAAGGAAACCTTCCTCGGCTACGCCTCGATCCGCGAAACGTTCCAGATCACCAAGTCCGGCAAGGTCGCGGGCTGCCTGATCACCGACGGCGTGGTCAAGCGCGGCGCCAAGGTCCGCATCATCCGCGACAACGTGGTGATCCACGAAGGCACGCTCTCCTCGCTTCGCCGCTTCAAGGACGAAGTCAAGGAGGTCAAGGCGACCTACGAATGCGGCATGGCGTTCGACAATTACGAGAACTTCCATGTCGGCGACGTGGTCGAGTGCTTCGACATCGAGGAAATCGCCAGGACGCTTTAA
- the trmB gene encoding tRNA (guanosine(46)-N7)-methyltransferase TrmB — MTTGDEAPVDAPALRRKVFGRRTGHKLRARQADILETGLDRLAVPLPPAGTVLDPKTLFARPVGEVWFEIGFGGGEHLAAQAEANPEVGLIGAEPFVNGMASLLRHVEERHLDNVRVLADDARLLLAALPEASLARAFLLFPDPWPKSRHHKRRFVQQETLDLLARALKPGGEFRVASDIMGYIEWTLAQVGLHHAFEWLAEGPADWRARTADWPPTRYEAKAIAAGRQPAYLRFRRLP, encoded by the coding sequence ATGACGACCGGGGACGAAGCGCCGGTCGATGCGCCGGCGCTTCGCCGGAAGGTCTTCGGCCGGCGGACCGGCCACAAGCTGCGGGCCCGACAGGCCGATATTCTCGAAACCGGCCTCGACCGGCTGGCGGTGCCCCTGCCGCCGGCGGGCACTGTCCTCGACCCGAAGACCCTGTTCGCCCGCCCGGTCGGCGAGGTCTGGTTCGAGATCGGCTTCGGCGGCGGCGAGCATCTGGCGGCCCAGGCGGAAGCCAACCCCGAGGTCGGCCTGATCGGGGCGGAACCCTTCGTCAACGGCATGGCCAGCCTGCTGCGCCATGTCGAGGAGCGGCACCTCGACAATGTCCGCGTGCTGGCGGACGACGCCCGCCTGCTGCTCGCGGCCCTGCCCGAGGCCAGCCTGGCGCGGGCCTTCCTGCTCTTCCCCGACCCCTGGCCGAAAAGCCGGCACCACAAGCGCCGCTTCGTCCAGCAGGAAACCCTGGACCTGCTGGCCCGGGCCCTGAAGCCCGGCGGCGAATTCCGCGTCGCCAGCGATATCATGGGTTACATCGAGTGGACCCTGGCCCAGGTCGGCCTGCACCATGCCTTCGAATGGCTGGCGGAAGGCCCGGCCGACTGGCGCGCCCGGACCGCGGACTGGCCGCCCACGCGCTACGAGGCGAAGGCGATCGCGGCCGGGCGCCAGCCGGCCTACCTGCGCTTTCGCCGCCTGCCCTGA